Genomic DNA from Blattabacterium sp. (Blaberus giganteus):
ATTTTTTTAATAATATTTTTATTTAAATATCCCTTAAAAGGTTTATTGTAGATAGATACAATTATTTTTACATTTTGATACACTGGATCACTTTTATAAAAATTTTTAATATATAAAGGAATAAAAGAACTCATCCATCCATATATGTGTATTATATCAGGTTTCCAATTTAATTTTTTTACAGTCTCTAAAACACCTTTTGTAAAAAATAAAGCTCTTTCATCATTATCTTGAAAAAAAATACCATTCTCATCTTCATCTATAGCCTTTCTTTTAAAATATTCTTCATTATCTATAAAATAGACTTGTAATCTAGCATCAGGAATGGATGCTACTTTTATTAATAAAGGTTGATCTATATCATTAATTACTAAATTCATGCCTGATAAACGAATCACTTCATGTAATTGATGCCTTCTTTCATTAATGACTCCAAAACGAGGCATAAATATACGTACATCGTTTCCTATTGATTGCATAAATTTAGCGGCTTTCAATACGGATAAAGATATTGTATTCTCTGAAGAAAATGGAAATAAATCTGAAGAAACATATAATATACGTTTACCTGTCATCTTAGAGATATTTTATTTTTATTAGTAAAAAAAACGGATCATTGCAAATATAATAAATAATATACTAAGTTTAGTAATAAAATTTCTTTTATATATATATAAAATCTTTAGATTATAGATTTTTTAACTATTTAAAAACTAAAATTCTTTATATATATATGTTTTGTCATGAAAAAAGAAAGAAAAATAAAAAAGTATAATAATTTATCCATAGGATGGATTAGGATTACTAACCATGGATATGCATTTGTTCATATAAACGGATTTCAAAAAGATGTTTTTATTCCAAAAAATAAAACTAATCGAGCTTTAGAAGGAGATTTAGTGGAAATTAAATTTTATATGAAAAAAGGAATTAAAATGGAAGGAGAAGTATTAAAGATTATAAAAAGAAAAACCAATAAATTTATTGGAATATTAAAAATTCATAATAACTATGGTATAGTATATAATACTAATATTCATGTAAATATATTAGTTCCAATACAAAAATTGGAAAAATGTCATCACAATGATAAAGTATTAGTTCAAATTGAATCATGGCCTAAAAAATTTAAAAATCCTTTTGGAAAAATAGTAAAAGTATTTGGCTCTTATGGAGAATACAAAACAGAAATTTCTTCTTTATTAGAAGAATATGAAATATCCTATAAATTCTCAAAAAAAATGGAAAATGAAGCCAAAGTTATTTTTTCAAAAAAAGTTATGGATATCAGATTAAGAAGAGATATGCGAAAGGTAAAAACTTTTACTATAGATCCTTTAAATGCAAAAGATTTTGATGATGCTCTTTCCATTAGAAAGTTAAGTTATGATACTTGGGAAATAGGAGTTCATATATCTGACGTATCTCATTATATAAAAGAAGGAAGTTTACTGGATCAAGAAGCATATTCACGTGCTACATCTATTTATTTTGTAGGAGAAGTGATTCCTATGCTTCCTAAAATATTGTCTAATAATCTTTGCTCATTACAACCAAAAAAAGATAAATTAAGTTTTTCTTATATTTTTAATATAAATCGTAAAGGAAAAATATTGAAAAATTGGTTTGGAAAAACCATAATACGATCTGATAGAAAATTTACATATGATGAAGTTCAGTCTATTATAGATAAAAAAAAAGGAGATTATTACGAGGATATTTATACATTATTTTTGTTATCTAAAATATTGATTCAAAATCGATTAAAAAATGGAGCACTTTTTTTAGAAAGGGTAGAAGTAAAATTTCATTTGGATAAAAAAAATAATCCAATATCTTTATACTTAGAAAAAAATAATGATGCGCATCGTTTAATTGAAGAATTTATGTTATTAACAAATCAAAAAATTTCAGAATTTGTTAGTTTAAATTTGGATGGAGGAACTTCCAAAAAACTCTATATTTATAGAATACACGATAAACCCGATTTTCAAAAAATTTTTTTAATAAAAAAAATTATAGAACCTTTAGGTTATTTTTTAGATACAAAAAATTTAAAAACTTCTATTAATCATTTATTAAAACAGATTAAAGGAAAACCTGAACAAAATATGATTGAAAATTTAATTCTTCGTTCAATGAGTAAAGCTAAATATTCCACAAGAAATATAGGACATTATGGATTATCTTTCATTTATTATACACATTTCACTTCTCCTATAAGAAGATATTCAGATATAATTGCTCATCGTTTATTATATTATTATTTAACAAAAGATAAAAACAAAAATGAAGAATATAAACTTAAAACAATAGAATTTTATGAAAAACAATCCCATCATTGTAGTTGTAAAGAACGTTTAGCTATAGATGTAGAAAGAGAGTTTTTAAAATATATGCAAGTTAAATATATAAGACAATTTGTAGGAGAGGAATTTTATGGAATTATTACAGGATTTACTAATTGGAGTGTTTATATTGACTTACTATTGTTTCAAACCGAAGGAATGGTCAGATTAAATGATATTAAAGAAGATTCTTATGTTCTAAATTCGAATGATTATAGTATAATTGGAAAAAAAAAAAGAAAAATTTATCATTTGGGAGATAAAGTAAAAGTAAAACTCATGGATGCTAATATAGAAAAAAATCAAATTATTCTTGATTGGATTGATGACGTATAGATGACGTACAAACGTATTTTATATTCTAACAGTAGAAGGAACAAATATGGTATAATCTCCTCCATTTTTTATTACATCTCTTACGAGATAAGAATTTATATGAGATTTTTCATAAGAAGAAAAAAGATAAACTGTTTCAATAATATCTTTTTTACACAATTCTTGATTCGAAAAAAATATATTTTTTTCAAGCTCAAAATCCAATTGATTTCGAATTCCTCTTAACAAAAATTTAGCTTTTTTTCTGATGCAAAAAGAGAGAGTTAATTCATTAAATGAATCAATTTCTATTTTTTTTGATAAACTTAAAAAAGTTTTTTGTATCCAATTTTTCCTTTTTTCAATAGAAAACATATTTTTTTTTTCAAAATTTTTTCCAATAGCTATAATAATTTTATCAAATAAATTTAAAGCCCTAATAATAATATCATAATGCCCTAAAGTTAGAGGATCAAAAGATCCAGGAAATACTGCTATTTTTTTATTCATTTTTTAGAAATATATTTATATATAAATTTTTTGTTGAAATAAACAAAAAAAGAAACATAATTTTTCTTAGTAAACTTATGAACAAATCATGCTCTGATTGTTTAAATAAATGTGAAAAAAAAGAAAATTTTTTTCAAAAAAAACAATGTAACAAATCTAATGTATTTGATTGGTTGTCCAATATAAAATCTCCCTTTGAATATCAAAAATATGATATTGTGGAAGTCCAATTTAAAAATAAAAGAAAAGAATTTTTTCTTAATAAAGAAAAAATTTTCCTTAATAAAGGAGATACAGTTACTGTAGAAACCAAATCTGGTATAGGGTACGACATAGGCCTCGTTTCTTTAACTGGAGAATTAGTAAAGTTTCAAATAAGAAATTATACAATTAATCCAAATACTTTTAAAAAAATATATAGAAAATCAACATGCAAAGAAATAAATAGTTGGAAGTATTTAAAAAGAAAAGAGTTTACAACTATTTTAAAAGCTAAAAAAATTGCAAAAAATCTGAATCTTTCTATGAAAATTTGTGATATAGAGTATCAAGGAGATGGAAAAAAGGCTATTTTTTATTATACAGCTGAAAATAGAATTGATTTTAGAAAATTAATAAAAGAATTTGCTTTATATTTTCATATACGTATAGAAATGCGTCAAATAGGATATAGACAAGAAGCGGCAAAAATTAGTGGAATTGGTTCTTGTGGTAGAGAACTTTGTTGTTCTACTTGGTTAAAAAATTTTAAAAGTGTAACAACTAATTCAGCAAGATATCAACAACTTTCCATAAATATGGAAAAATTAACTGGACAATGTAGCAAATTAAAATGTTGTCTTAATTATGAATTAGATGCTTATTTAGATACCATAAAAGATTTTCCAGATTTTAACAGAAAAATTCATACAGAAAAGGGAATTGCTCAATGTATGAAAATTGATGTTTTCAAACGAGAAATGTGGTTTTCTTATGTTAAGAATTCCAATATCTGGTTCAGAATAAAAGTAAAAAAGATTAAAGAAATTTTTGAAAAAAATAAAATCGCACCTCCTTTAGAGGAATTATCAACTTCTATTCAAAAAAAAGAATTAATATTTAAAGATTTATCTATATAACTATTTTCATATTTTCACATTATATTATATGATGCATGATTATTAATCATTTTTTTTACGTGTACAAAATTCGTAAACTTATTTTTTATTTTTGGTTTTTATTCCTCATAGGAATAAGTGCTATTTTTATCATTTTTTATGCAGCTTTTAAAGGTTATTTAGGTACTTTACCTAATACAAAGGATATAGAAAATCCTACTATGAAAGTAGGATCAGAAGTATATGATTCCAACGGAATATTATTGGGAAGATTTTTTTCAGAAAATAGAACTTTAGTTAGTTATCAACAACTACCAAAAGATCTTGTAAATGCACTTCTTGCGAAAGAAGATATTCGTTTTAAATATCATTCTGGAATTGATGCTAAATCTTTTCTTAGAGCAATTCTTTCTTTAGGAAAAAAAGGAGGAGGGAGTACAATCTCTCAACAGTTAGCAAAACTTCTTTTTACAGGACCATCTGCAAAAAATAAACTCCATAGAATTCATCAAAAACTTTTGGAATGGGTAATGGCAATTGAATTAGAAAAACGTTATACAAAAGAAGAAATTATAACTATGTATTATAATAAATTTGATTTTTTGTATAACGCAAAAGGAATAGAAACAGCAGCTCATACTTATTTTAATAAAAAGGTTTCTGAACTCAATTTGGGAGAATGTGCAACATTGGTCGGAATGTTAGAAAATCCTTCTTTATATAATCCTAAAAATTATCCTGATAGAGCAAGAAAACAAAGAAATTTAGTTTTATTTCAAATGAAGAAATATAATTTTCTAAATATATATAGATATAAAAAAGAACTGAAAAAACCTCTAAAAATTAATTTCAAAATACAAAAAAAAGATTTTGAGTTACTAACTTATTATGGTGAATTTTTAAAAAAAGAAATTCAGGAAGCTTTAGACGAACATGAAGAAAAAACTGGACAAAAATTTAATCTTTATTCTAGCGGATTAAAAATATATGCATCTATTGATGCTAGAATGCAAGATTATGCAGAAAAATCTGTAAAAAGTCATCTCAGTCAATTACAAATTTTATTTAATCGTTTTCAAAAAAAAAATAGAAATGCTCCATTTTCAAATATTTCTCCAGAAAAAACAAAACGAATTCTCATATCTGCAATGCATAGAACACCCCTTTACCAAGATTTAAGACAAAGAGGATTAACAGAAGAAAAAATTATAAAAGAATTTAAAAAACCACAATTAATAAAATTATTTACTTGGAACGGATCTAAAAAAGTATTTATGTCTCCATGGAATTTTATACGTTATCAAAAAAGTATTATTCAAGCAGGAATGTTATCTATAGAATCTTCTACTGGATTTATTAAAGCATGGGTAGGTGGAATCGATTTCAATTATTTCCAATATGATCATGTAGCACAAACACAACGTCAAGTTGGTTCGATATTTAAACCTATTTTATATGCTGCAGCTATTAATGAATTACATTATAATCCTTGTACGAAAATTTCAAATGAAAAATTTCATTTAGGAAAATGGAAACCTAGAAATTCTAATGGAAAATACGGAGGTTTTCTTACTTTGAAAGATGGATTAGCTTTTTCTGTCAATACAATTTCAGCTCGTTTAATATCACAAATTACTCCAGGTCCAGTAATTAATTTAGCAAAAAAAATGGGAATTGAATCTGTAATTCCTGAACATCCATCTATTGCACTTGGTTCTGCTGATTTAACTTTATATGAAATGACAGGAGCTTTTAATACATTTACTAATTATGGTATTTATATAAAACCTAGTATTTTAGTAAAAATAGAAGATGAAAATGGAAATTTAATTAAAGAGCATGTAGATCTTAGCAGAAGACAAGTTTTTAGTGAAGATGTAGGATATATTATGTTAAAATTAATGCAAGGGGTAGTTAAATATGGAACAGCAAAAAGATTACAATCATACAATCTCATAGGAGAGATAGCCGGAAAAACAGGAACAACTAATGAAAACTCAGATGGATGGTTTATAGGGATGATTCCAAATTTAACTACTGGAGTTTGGGTTGGTTGGGAGGATCGATTTACTCATTTTGATAGTATTAAATTGGGACAAGGAGCAAATATGGCTTTACCTATATGGGCTTATTATATGAAAAATTTGTATAAAGATATTAATTTGATTTATCACGATAAACTATTGTTTCATAAACCTAAAAATTATCAATCTTATTGGGATCATTGCAGCAATGAAATCCATAAAGAAGAAAACGAAATCAACGAAGAAAAAAAAGAAGAAAATTATTCAGAAAAAATTATAGATTTTGATGTAAACTTAAACTCAGAAAGCAGTCAATATTATGATAAATGATAAAAAAAATATTAATATTAGATAAAAATCATTCTTTTATTATATACAAATTAAAAAAAGAAGGATTGATTTGTGATGAAAATTACAATGATTCAACAGATAAAATTGATATATCTGCATATGATGGCATCATTTTAAGAAATAGATTAGAAATAGATAAAAAATTTATTAAAAAAGCTAAAAACTTAAAATTTATTGCTCGTATTGGATCTGGAACAGAAAATATAGATAAAGATTATGCTATAAAAAAAGGAATAACTTTGATTTCTTCTCCAGAAGGAAATAAAGATGCAGTAGCAGAACATGCTACAGGAATGCTTTTGTGTATGATGAATTATATCGTTCGTTCACATCAACAAATTATAAAAGGAAAATGGATCAGAGAGATAAATAGAGGAGTAGAAATTATGGGAAAAACAATAGGTATTATTGGATATGGAAATACAGGAAAAGCTTTTGCAAAAAAACTTTCAGGTTTTGATGCTAAAATATTATGTTATGACATATTACCTAAAGTAGGAGATATTTATGCAAAACAGGTAAACATGAGTACAATTTTTAAAAAATCAGATATAATAAGTTTACACGTTCCCTATACTATAAAAACAAAAGGAATGATTAACTATAATTTCATAAAAAAATTTTGCAAACCTTTTTATTTTATAAACACCTCTCGTGGAAAATGTGTAATAACAAATCATTTAGCCGAAGCATTAAAAAATGGAAAAATATATGGAGCGTGTTTAGATGTATTAGAATATGAGAATCTTTCCTTTAAGAACTTTTTTCATCATCATAAACTTACTAAAAGTTTTCTTTATCTTATTAATTCTGATCAAGTGATATTTACTTCACATATTGCAGGATGGACTAAAGAATCAAAATATAAAATGGATAAAAAAATTGTGGAAAAAATTATTCTTTTAATAAAAAAGTTTAATCAAAAATATCATATTCGTTAAATTGAATTATATCACTCAATATACATCTTTTAAGTATCTCCCTTCTTTTTTCATTTTTTTAATAAAAAGTTTTGAATCGCATTTTCCTACTTTTTCTATAACGTGACAAATCATTTTTTCTACATCTAGACTCATAGGAATTTTATTTCCACAAATATAAACATGAGCTCCATTTTTTATCCAAGAAAAAAATTCAATTCTATTTTCCCATATTTTGTTTTGCACATAAATTTTTTTTTCCTGATCTCTAGAAAAAGAGAAACTCACACGATGAAGAATTCCTTTCATTTTCCAATTTTTAATTTCTTTTTGATATAAAAAATCAGCATAAAAGTGTTGATCTCCAAAAAATAACCAATTCTTACCCGTAGCTTCTGTTGCTTCTCTTTCATACAAAAAAGATCGAAAAGGAGCAATTCCAGTGCCAGGTCCAATAAGAATTATATCTTTATCCAAATTGGGTAATTTGAATGATTGATTTTTATAAATAAAAAAAGACAATTCATCTCCTATTTTTAATTTAGATAAAAAATCAGAACAATGACCATATAAAGTCTCTCCATATAATTGAAAACGATGACGAGATACAGTAATATGAATTTCATTTACATGAGCGGTAGGAGATGAAGAAATAGAATATAGTCTAGGTTTTATAGGGTCCATGATTTTTATCAATTCTTTTAAAGAACATTTATTTTTCATAGGAAATTTGATTAAAAGATCAGTAAGTTTCCATTTCTGATTTAAAGGAATATTTTTTTTTTCTGATAAAAAAGAATATTTTTTCAAAAAATTATCAGATAAATAAAGAATATTTAAATTCTTTTGAAAAAGATCAAAAATTTTGTTTTTTTCTTCATATTTTTCATATTCCTTTTTTCTATTATTTTTGATATATTCTATAATATTATTTACTTCATTATAAGGATTTTCAGGATAAATTCCTATTGAATCTCCAGGTAGATATTTAATTTTATTTTTTTTAACAAAAATTTCAATATGATGAATCTCTTTATTAGATCCTTTTTCTTGATTATTTAAAATTATTTTGTTTAAAATTTTTCCATATATTTTTTTATTTCTATTTTCTGTGTTAATTTCACATTTTTTTTTTTTTATAAAATTTAAAATTTCAGAAAACCATCTTTCTGCTTGGATTTCATAATCAATATCACATTTCTGTAATGGAACAATTCTTATTGCCCCTATATCATATAAACGTTTATCTACATCTTCTCCTGCTTTGCAAAAATAAGTATAAGATCTATCCCCCAACGCTAACACACTATATTTCATATTTTTTAGAAAAATATTTTTATTATGATGAATAAAATTAAAAAAAGATTTTGCAGAAAAAGGAGGCTCCCCTTCTCCATGCGTACTCATGATAATGAAAAAATAATCTTCTTTTTCTAAATCTTTCAAACAATATTGATCTAAACTAATCAATTTTATTTTCAATTTTTCATTCTTGGCTTTTTGGTAAAAATCAAAAGCCAAATTTTTAGCATTTCCTGTTTCCGTACCATAAACTAACGTAATTTTTTCTTCCTCTTTTTTTTGAAATATTTTAGAATCTTTGTTATAAAATAACAATCCATACATATAACCACACATCCATATAATTTCTTCCTTAGAGGACTCTTGTATCAACTTAAAAAATATTTTGTTATTTGACTCAGATAACATTTTTTTTTTTTTATAAAAATACTAAATACTATAACTTTTTTTATTTAATTTTCTTAAATTTTCTTAAAAAATAATGTAAAAATTATATCTTTTTCAATTATACGAGTTATATGTTGTTAATACTCATTAAATAAACGATTTACAAAGACTATTCTACTATTCTTTTGATCATAAAAAAAGATTGTCAACTGACAAATATCTTTCCCCAGTATCATAATTTAAAGTTAATATTATCGATTGTTTTGAAAATTTATATAATTGTTTTTCTATAGCAGATAATGACGCTCCAGTAGATATTCCAACAAGAATTCCTTCTTTTTTTGCAGTTTTTCTAACATAATGAAAAGCTTCTTCTTTAGATACTAAAAAAGATCCATCTAATATTTTTACATTCAAAATAGATGGAATAAAACCTGCGCCTAATCCTTGTAAAGCGTGAGGATTGGGTTCACCGCCTAATATAACTGGAGATTCTATAGGTTCTACAGAAAATATTTTTATATTTGGAAATTTATTTTTTAATACTTCTCCTATTCCAGTAATATGACCTCCAGTTCCTACTCCTGTTATGAAATAATCTATTCCTTTAGGAAAAGCATTAATAATTTCTTTTGCTGTTGTATTTTTATGTATATTCGGATTTGAAACATTATCAAATTGTTTAGGCATCCAAGAATTTGGAATAGTATTAATTAATTCTTCTGCTTTTTTAATAGCTCCTTTCATTCCATTTTCTTTTGGAGTAAGAACAAATTTTGCTCCAAAAATAGAAAATAATTTTCTTCTTTCAAGACTCATTGATTCTGGCATAACTAAAATAAGACGATAACCCTTTACAGAACACACCATAGCTAATCCTATTCCTGTATTACCAGAAGTTGGTTCTATAATAATGTCTCCTTTATGAATAATTTCCTTTTCTTCTGCGTCTTCTATCATAGATAATGCGATTCTATCTTTTATACTTCCTCCAGGGTTATTCCTTTCCAATTTAATCCAAACCTGATGATTAGGGAATAATCTTTTAAGATGTACATGAGGCGTATTTCCGATAGTTTTTAAAATGCTATCAACTTTAACTTTCATTTTTTTTAATTATATCATAAAATTAATGGGATTAGGAAAAGGACTATTATTTCTCATTTTTATTTCGTTTTTCTGATATACTATAGAGAAAGGAGGAACACTTTTGGTAACCCAAACATTACCTCCAAGTACACAATCATGACCTATTACTGTTTCTCCCCCCAAAACAGTGGCACCGGCATAAATAGTTACTCTATCTTCTATTGTAGGATGACGTTTTGTATTCGCTAATTTTTTATCCACATAAATTGCTCCTAAAGTTACACCTTGATATATTTTTACTTTATCTCCTATTTTTGTACTAGAACCTATAACTATTCCTGTTCCATGATCAACAGCAAAAGCTTCTCCTATTCTTGCAGAGGCATGAATATCAACTCCAGTTTTACTGTGTGCATATTCTGTAATTAATCTTGGAATTATTGGAATTTTTTGAATCCATAATTGATGTGCTATCCGATATAATGCAGTAGCAAAAAAACCAGGATAAGAAAGAAAAATTTCTTCGATAACTGTTGCTGCAGGATCCGATTTCAATATTGCATTAGCATCTATTACCAATGTATTATAAATACTAGGAACTTCTCTAAAAAAAATCCGAGTAAAATTCACCGAATCTTTTTCATTCAGATTTAATTCAATAAAAATTTCATATAAAATTCTTTGTAATTTCTCGTAATTTTTTTTAAAAAGAACTGTATCATTCAAAATATTTCGATCTGGAGTAAATAAAGTGTAAAACAATTTTTTCACAAAAAACTCTGATTTTTTCTTATCAGGAAAAACATCTTTTTTTTTATTATTTTCAAATATGGTTGTTAAAAAATCTAACATTTATTTTGATTGTATCAAACAAACACTGTGTGTATAAAAAACGGAAACACTATTTATCCTTTTCATTTTTTGTAAGAATGTAGAATCGGTAGGTTTTTTTGTTTTTTTATTCGGATTTTCATAATTCTTAACAGGTTTATTTATAATTATTTTATAAAAAACCCTCCAAATTATTTTAGGTATATTCATTTCATTCATTCCCTTCCTTCTATTTACCATTACACAAATATATAAGAATTTCTTCTTTTTAAAAAAACATGTTATATTATAACAAACTTTTCAAATTCATGAAAAAAATTAAAGTCAACAATCCTATAGTAGAAATAGATGGGGATGAAATGGCTAGAGTTATATGGAAATATATAAAAAAATATTTTATTCTACCTTATTTAGATATAAATATCATTTACTTCGATTTAGGAATAGAAAATAGAAATATAACGAATGACCAAATTACTATAGACGCCGCTCATGCTATAAAAAAATATAATGTAGGAATTAAATGCGCAACAATTACGCCAGATGAAGATAGAATGAAAGAATTTCATCTAAAGAAAATGTGGAAATCTCCAAATGGAACTATTAGAAATATAATCAACGGAACTGTTTTTAGAGAACCTATTATCGTAAAAAATATTCCTCGTTCGATTAAAAATTGGAAAAATCCCATATGTATAGCTAGACATGGTTATGGAGATCAATATCAAGCTACAGATTTTTTCATTAAAAAAAAAGGAAAATTATATATTTCTTTTGTTCCAGATGACGAAAAAAATAAACCAATAAAATTTGAAATTCATCATTTTATGGGACCAGGAGTCGCTATGGGAATGTATAATACTGATCAATCTATATATGGATTTGCTCGTTCTTGTTTTAACTATTCTGTATATAAAAAATGGCCTCTTTTTTTATCTACTAAAAATACTATATTGAAAGCATATGATGGAAGATTTAAAAATATATTTCAAGAAATATATAATAATGAATTCAAATCAAAATTTGAAAATTTACAGATTACTTATGAACATCGTTTGATTGATGATATGCTGGCAAAAGCAATTAAATTAAATGGAAAATTTATATGGGCTTGTAAAAATTATGATGGAGATCTGTTATCAGATTGTATAGCTCAAGGATTTGGTTCATTAGGAATGATGACTTCTATTTTGCTTACTACAGATGGAAAAACTTTAGAATCTGAAGCAGCTCACGGCACTATAACAAGGCATTATAGATTACATCAAAATGGAAAAGAAACATCTACCAATCCTATTGCTTCTATTTTTTCTTGGACTCGTGGTCTTAAACATCGCGCTGTTTTAGATAAAAATAAAGATCTAAAATTATTTTCGGAAAAAATGGAAAAAACATGTATAGACTTTATTGAATCCGGAAAAATGACTAAAGATTTATTTCAATTGTCTTATAAAAATAAAAAAACATGTAATTATTTAAATACCAATATTTTTCTTGAAAAATTAAGAATTCTTTTTGATAAAAAAATGAATCAAAGTATATAAATATTATGTTTTTATCTTTATCAGTTTTTTCATAATTTCTTTTCTTCTGAATTTATCCAATAAATTTTCCGTAAAATGAGAAATAAAAAAAATATTTTTTGGTTTATAAAATTTTTTTTTACCATTAAAAATATTATCTGGAATATCTAATGAAAAAGGATTTCCTTCAATAATCAATATTATTTTCTCTCCTAAAATTTTATCTGGGATTGAGGATATAAAAAATCGTTTATCACAAGGAATAAAGGAACTAATTTCTCTTTCTATTAACTCAGGAATAATTTTAATTCCTCCACTGT
This window encodes:
- a CDS encoding serine O-acetyltransferase, whose product is MLDFLTTIFENNKKKDVFPDKKKSEFFVKKLFYTLFTPDRNILNDTVLFKKNYEKLQRILYEIFIELNLNEKDSVNFTRIFFREVPSIYNTLVIDANAILKSDPAATVIEEIFLSYPGFFATALYRIAHQLWIQKIPIIPRLITEYAHSKTGVDIHASARIGEAFAVDHGTGIVIGSSTKIGDKVKIYQGVTLGAIYVDKKLANTKRHPTIEDRVTIYAGATVLGGETVIGHDCVLGGNVWVTKSVPPFSIVYQKNEIKMRNNSPFPNPINFMI
- a CDS encoding sulfite reductase flavoprotein subunit alpha, with product MLSESNNKIFFKLIQESSKEEIIWMCGYMYGLLFYNKDSKIFQKKEEEKITLVYGTETGNAKNLAFDFYQKAKNEKLKIKLISLDQYCLKDLEKEDYFFIIMSTHGEGEPPFSAKSFFNFIHHNKNIFLKNMKYSVLALGDRSYTYFCKAGEDVDKRLYDIGAIRIVPLQKCDIDYEIQAERWFSEILNFIKKKKCEINTENRNKKIYGKILNKIILNNQEKGSNKEIHHIEIFVKKNKIKYLPGDSIGIYPENPYNEVNNIIEYIKNNRKKEYEKYEEKNKIFDLFQKNLNILYLSDNFLKKYSFLSEKKNIPLNQKWKLTDLLIKFPMKNKCSLKELIKIMDPIKPRLYSISSSPTAHVNEIHITVSRHRFQLYGETLYGHCSDFLSKLKIGDELSFFIYKNQSFKLPNLDKDIILIGPGTGIAPFRSFLYEREATEATGKNWLFFGDQHFYADFLYQKEIKNWKMKGILHRVSFSFSRDQEKKIYVQNKIWENRIEFFSWIKNGAHVYICGNKIPMSLDVEKMICHVIEKVGKCDSKLFIKKMKKEGRYLKDVY
- a CDS encoding NADP-dependent isocitrate dehydrogenase, translated to MKKIKVNNPIVEIDGDEMARVIWKYIKKYFILPYLDINIIYFDLGIENRNITNDQITIDAAHAIKKYNVGIKCATITPDEDRMKEFHLKKMWKSPNGTIRNIINGTVFREPIIVKNIPRSIKNWKNPICIARHGYGDQYQATDFFIKKKGKLYISFVPDDEKNKPIKFEIHHFMGPGVAMGMYNTDQSIYGFARSCFNYSVYKKWPLFLSTKNTILKAYDGRFKNIFQEIYNNEFKSKFENLQITYEHRLIDDMLAKAIKLNGKFIWACKNYDGDLLSDCIAQGFGSLGMMTSILLTTDGKTLESEAAHGTITRHYRLHQNGKETSTNPIASIFSWTRGLKHRAVLDKNKDLKLFSEKMEKTCIDFIESGKMTKDLFQLSYKNKKTCNYLNTNIFLEKLRILFDKKMNQSI
- the cysK gene encoding cysteine synthase A; translated protein: MKVKVDSILKTIGNTPHVHLKRLFPNHQVWIKLERNNPGGSIKDRIALSMIEDAEEKEIIHKGDIIIEPTSGNTGIGLAMVCSVKGYRLILVMPESMSLERRKLFSIFGAKFVLTPKENGMKGAIKKAEELINTIPNSWMPKQFDNVSNPNIHKNTTAKEIINAFPKGIDYFITGVGTGGHITGIGEVLKNKFPNIKIFSVEPIESPVILGGEPNPHALQGLGAGFIPSILNVKILDGSFLVSKEEAFHYVRKTAKKEGILVGISTGASLSAIEKQLYKFSKQSIILTLNYDTGERYLSVDNLFL